The genomic DNA AAAATAAAAAAGTAGGGGTGGTTACCAACCAAACAGGCTTGGTGATTAAAAAGACCAAAGTCAATTTAGCGAAATATCCAGAGGAAGTATGTAAGCTTGGCGTCCAAATAGACACGCTGAGCATTGTGGATTTTTTAATCGATAATGGCATAGAGATTAAGCGGGTTTTTGCTCCAGAACACGGCTTTCGTGGCGAGGCAGATGCTGGCGAACATGTGAAAAACGGCGTGGATACCAAGACAGGACTTCCCATAATTTCGCTCTATGGCAAAAACAAAAAGCCTACGGAAGCGCAGGTGAAAGATTTGGATATCATCGTTTTTGATATTCAAGATGTGGGCGTGCGTTTTTACACTTACATTTCTACTTTGGCGTATGTGATGGAAGCGGCGGCAGAACATCAGGTGAAGGTTTTAGTTTTGGACCGTCCTAACCCTCACGATGGCTATATTGATGGGCCTGTGCTCCAGCCTAAGTGGAAAAGTTTTGTGGGAATGCACCCTGTTCCAGTGGTTTATGGCTTAACCATCGGGGAATATGGAATGATGGTGAACGGCGAGGGCTGGCTTAAAAACGGCATCAAAGCGGAATATCAAGTCATTCCGATGCGAAATTATCACAAACAACAGCGCTATCCGTTGCTAAAACGCCCATCGCCTAATTTGCCTAACGAAAAAGCCATCAACTTGTATCCCTCGTTATGTTTTTTTGAAGGCGCCGAGGTTTCCGTAGGCAGGGGCACCGATTTGCCATTCCAAATTTATGGCTCGCCATGGACTAAAAAGTTGAAGTATCAGTTTAAGCCAGCGCCTAATTTTGGGGCTAAAAATCCACCTTTTAATGGCGTGCTTTGTTACGGCGAAGATTTGTCCAACTATGACAAAGATTTGCGACAGCTCAACTTAGAATGGGTACTTAGGGCGTATCAAAATTATAAAAATCCTGCCAAGCCTTTTTTCATTAAAAACCTTTGGTTTGATACATTGGCGGGCACCGACCAGCTCAGACATCAGATTATACAAGGGAAAACAGAAGCCGAAATTAGAGCCTCGTGGCAGAAAGATTTATCATATTTTGAAAAAATCAGACAGAAATATGTAATGTATGAGGATTAAAGGTTTGAAAATCAAATTGTATAAAAAATATTACCATCGGCGGAACCATAAAATGGGCGACTGTGGGAAAATAAATTTGTGTTAATAATTTTTAAAATATTATCTTTGTCAAAAACCGAAATGGAATCAAAAAAATCGTTCTTCTTAGCGTGTTATCAATTAGGGATTATTAAATTTGGGAAGTTCACCCTTAAAAGTGGGATTGAAAGTCCTTTTTATGTGGATTTAAGACCCTTGGCATCAGACCCTAAAATTTTGAAAACTTTGGGGCAATTTTTATTAAAAATGGTGGATACCCAAAACACGGATTTAATCTGTGGGGTGCCTTATGCCGCCCTCCCAATGGCGACCGCAATGTCTATGGAAAGCGGTATCCCTCTCATTATCAAAAGGAAAGAAGCCAAAGCTTATGGCACTAAAAAATTGATAGAAGGTCTCTATACTTCGGGGCAAAATTGTCTGTTGGTAGAAGATGTGATAACCAGCGGAAAGTCTTTGTTGGAAACCATTCCAGAGGTGGAGAACGAAGGCATAATAGTGAAAGATATCGTGGTGGTTTTGGATAGAGAACAGGGCGGAAAAGCCCATTTGGAGCGCCAAGGTTACAGCGTACATACGCTATTTACCATTTCCGAAGCTTGTCAATATTTATATGAAGAAGGTTTGCTTTCGGAGGGGCAATTGGCTCAAATTAAAGACTTTTTAGCTGGTCACCCTATTGTGTTTGAGAAGAAAAAAAGGCGTTCTTATGAGGAGAAATTAAATAAAGTAAGCCATTCTTCGGCGCAGCGTTTATTAGAATTGGCGATAGAGAAAAAATCCAACCTCATTGCTTCTGCAGATGTGATTACCACGCCAGAATTACTCCAATTTGCTGAGCAAGTGGGCCCTCACATTGTGGCGCTCAAAACGCATATGGACATCATCACCGATTTTGATTTTGAAAAAACCATTCTGCCGCTCCAAGCCTTAGCGAAGAAACATCAATTTTTGCTAATGGAAGACCGCAAGTTTGCAGATATTGGTAACACCCAAGAACTCCAATATTCTTACGGAATTTACAGAATTTCTTTTTGGGCAGATTTAATCACTTCGCATATGATTGGCGGGGCAACCTCGCTGGATTATTTCTTAAATTCTGGGGTTATTGCCATTTTGGAGATGTCGTCCAAAGGTGCATTAACCGATGCCCATTACCGAGAGCAAGCTCTAAAAGTGGCACAAACACATCATAATGTGGTGGGTGGCGTAGCGCAGAGTGCTCTGCCAGAGGATTTGTTGCTCTTTACGCCAGGCATCAATTTAGAAGATAAAGGCGATGCCAAAGGTCAGCAATACAACACGCCAGACTATGCTTTTGAGCAATTGCATACCGATTTTATCATTGTGGGGCGTGGTATTTACAAAGCCGAAGATGCCGAAAAAGCGGCGTTAAATTACAAAATAAAAGGCTGGGAAGCTTACGAACAATCCTTGGAGGTATAGAATTTTGCAGAAGTTTCATTTTAAAATTATATCCGATTGAGTGGTTTCCGCAGATTATTAGGTTTTATTTTTTCACTTCTTGCAGGTTTAAGTTTTGCCCAACAGCAAGACAGTTTAAGTCTGCAAATTTCTTTGTTGGAAAGCGGTCATAGAGCACAAATCAAGCAAACCATCATCCATTATCATCAAGGGGAGCAGGCGACCAATCGGGTGGTGCTATTGAATTGGAATGCCGCTTATCAACCGCAAAATACGCCTTTGGCAAAGCGTTTATTGGAAGCTCGAAAAACCAGCCTTTATTTCTCTAAACCCAACCAAAGAGGTCGGTTGAT from Riemerella columbina includes the following:
- the pyrF gene encoding orotidine-5'-phosphate decarboxylase — protein: MESKKSFFLACYQLGIIKFGKFTLKSGIESPFYVDLRPLASDPKILKTLGQFLLKMVDTQNTDLICGVPYAALPMATAMSMESGIPLIIKRKEAKAYGTKKLIEGLYTSGQNCLLVEDVITSGKSLLETIPEVENEGIIVKDIVVVLDREQGGKAHLERQGYSVHTLFTISEACQYLYEEGLLSEGQLAQIKDFLAGHPIVFEKKKRRSYEEKLNKVSHSSAQRLLELAIEKKSNLIASADVITTPELLQFAEQVGPHIVALKTHMDIITDFDFEKTILPLQALAKKHQFLLMEDRKFADIGNTQELQYSYGIYRISFWADLITSHMIGGATSLDYFLNSGVIAILEMSSKGALTDAHYREQALKVAQTHHNVVGGVAQSALPEDLLLFTPGINLEDKGDAKGQQYNTPDYAFEQLHTDFIIVGRGIYKAEDAEKAALNYKIKGWEAYEQSLEV
- a CDS encoding exo-beta-N-acetylmuramidase NamZ family protein, whose amino-acid sequence is MNLRSKFKNLQLICLIYLSVSFLSFGKAQSISDFKTGADQPELYIPLLKNKKVGVVTNQTGLVIKKTKVNLAKYPEEVCKLGVQIDTLSIVDFLIDNGIEIKRVFAPEHGFRGEADAGEHVKNGVDTKTGLPIISLYGKNKKPTEAQVKDLDIIVFDIQDVGVRFYTYISTLAYVMEAAAEHQVKVLVLDRPNPHDGYIDGPVLQPKWKSFVGMHPVPVVYGLTIGEYGMMVNGEGWLKNGIKAEYQVIPMRNYHKQQRYPLLKRPSPNLPNEKAINLYPSLCFFEGAEVSVGRGTDLPFQIYGSPWTKKLKYQFKPAPNFGAKNPPFNGVLCYGEDLSNYDKDLRQLNLEWVLRAYQNYKNPAKPFFIKNLWFDTLAGTDQLRHQIIQGKTEAEIRASWQKDLSYFEKIRQKYVMYED